A stretch of the Sorangium aterium genome encodes the following:
- a CDS encoding DNA gyrase/topoisomerase IV subunit A has protein sequence MSRTPSLPSDGDASRKGRRGGRPGDSEPPPPPAPDTSLAEEAQRRYLNYALSVITSRALPDVRDGLKPVQRRILYAMLHDLHLGPDAKYRKSAAVVGDVMGKYHPHGDVAIYDAMVRLAQDFVMRAPLIAGHGNFGSVDGDAPAAMRYTEAKLRPLALELLSELGQRTVDFRPNYDGTRFEPIVLPSRFPNLLVNGSQGIAVGMATSIPPHNLGEVIDACVALIENRELTTHRLLSYVKGPDFPTGGQLHATKKELEAVYTAGQGSLKLRGEWQLEEGDGKRGAAPQIVITSIPYGVERKAIVEKIAEVILSKKLPTLVDVRDESTGEVRIVMELKRGADAQLVMAYLYKQTPLAINVQVNLTCLVPTDSAEIAAPRRLGLHEILTKFLDFRYATVTRRLEFELGELRRRITILEGFEKIFDALDEVIRIIRKSEGKADAAEKLMKRFTLNEEQTDAILELKLYRLARLEILLVQKDLGEKRAEAKRIEGLLRSDAKRWGIVRDELVEIKGSYGEKRRTKVVGSIDEPEYQAEDFIVAEDANVILSAQGWVKRVREVKDLASTRIREGDSVLAVVAGSTRSTVAFFSNLGACYVCRIHDVPQSTGYGDPVQKLFKLADGERLIAQMSFDPRALDVPAQTPDSAEPEPPFALAITRGGLGFRFSLRPHRDPSTRSGRRFAKLNEGDEVLFVHAVDGADRVLCASSDAWALSVAVEELALLSGPGKGSVVMRVAEGERLVGAALALGPNDAITVETEKGKTLEIAASRIAGQRGTQGEPVARRDRFVRVVPPAVVVPTLEVS, from the coding sequence GTGTCTCGAACCCCCTCCCTTCCGTCCGACGGTGACGCGTCCCGCAAGGGCCGCCGTGGCGGCCGGCCCGGTGACAGCGAGCCGCCGCCGCCCCCGGCGCCCGACACCTCGCTCGCCGAAGAGGCGCAGCGCCGGTACCTGAACTATGCGCTCAGCGTCATCACGTCGCGCGCGCTGCCCGATGTCCGCGACGGGTTGAAGCCGGTGCAGCGCCGCATCCTCTACGCGATGCTGCACGACCTGCACCTCGGTCCGGACGCGAAGTACCGGAAGAGCGCCGCGGTCGTCGGTGACGTGATGGGCAAGTACCACCCGCACGGCGACGTCGCGATCTACGACGCGATGGTCCGGCTCGCGCAGGACTTCGTGATGCGGGCGCCGCTCATCGCCGGCCACGGGAACTTCGGCTCCGTGGACGGCGATGCGCCCGCCGCGATGCGTTACACCGAGGCGAAGCTCCGGCCCCTCGCGCTGGAGCTTCTCAGCGAGCTCGGCCAGCGCACCGTGGATTTTCGTCCCAACTACGACGGGACCCGCTTCGAGCCGATCGTCCTCCCGTCGCGCTTCCCCAACCTCCTCGTGAACGGCTCGCAGGGGATCGCGGTCGGGATGGCGACGAGCATCCCGCCGCACAACCTGGGCGAGGTGATCGACGCGTGCGTCGCGCTGATCGAGAACCGCGAGCTCACCACGCACCGGCTGCTGTCGTACGTGAAGGGGCCGGATTTCCCGACCGGAGGTCAGCTGCACGCGACGAAGAAGGAGCTCGAGGCCGTCTACACGGCCGGCCAGGGCTCGCTGAAGCTCCGCGGCGAGTGGCAGCTGGAAGAGGGCGACGGCAAGCGCGGCGCCGCTCCGCAGATCGTGATCACCTCCATCCCGTACGGCGTCGAGCGGAAGGCCATCGTCGAGAAGATCGCCGAGGTGATCCTCTCCAAGAAGCTGCCGACGCTCGTGGACGTGCGCGACGAGTCGACCGGCGAGGTGCGCATCGTGATGGAGCTCAAGCGCGGCGCCGACGCGCAGCTCGTGATGGCGTACCTCTACAAACAGACGCCGCTCGCGATCAACGTGCAGGTGAACCTCACCTGCCTCGTGCCCACCGACAGCGCGGAGATCGCCGCGCCGCGGCGGCTCGGCCTGCACGAGATCCTGACGAAGTTCCTCGACTTCCGCTACGCGACGGTGACGCGGCGGCTCGAGTTCGAGCTCGGCGAGCTGAGGCGGCGGATCACGATCCTCGAGGGGTTCGAGAAGATCTTCGACGCGCTCGACGAGGTGATCCGGATCATCCGCAAGAGCGAGGGCAAGGCCGACGCGGCCGAGAAGCTGATGAAGCGCTTCACCCTCAACGAGGAGCAGACGGACGCGATCCTCGAGCTCAAGCTCTACAGGCTGGCGCGGCTCGAGATCCTGCTCGTGCAGAAGGATCTCGGCGAGAAGCGCGCCGAGGCCAAGCGGATCGAAGGGCTGCTCCGGAGCGACGCGAAGCGCTGGGGCATCGTCCGCGACGAGCTCGTCGAGATCAAGGGATCCTACGGCGAGAAGCGCCGCACGAAGGTGGTCGGCTCGATCGACGAGCCCGAGTACCAGGCCGAGGACTTCATCGTGGCCGAGGACGCGAACGTGATCCTCTCGGCGCAGGGCTGGGTGAAGCGGGTCCGCGAGGTGAAGGATCTCGCCTCGACGCGCATCCGCGAGGGAGACAGCGTCCTCGCGGTCGTCGCCGGCTCGACGCGGTCGACGGTCGCGTTCTTCTCGAACCTCGGCGCGTGCTACGTGTGCCGCATCCACGACGTGCCGCAGTCGACCGGTTACGGCGATCCCGTGCAGAAGCTGTTCAAGCTGGCCGACGGCGAGCGGCTGATCGCGCAGATGTCCTTCGATCCGAGGGCGCTCGACGTCCCGGCGCAGACCCCGGACTCCGCCGAGCCAGAGCCGCCCTTCGCGCTGGCGATCACCCGAGGAGGCCTCGGCTTCAGGTTCTCGCTGCGGCCGCACCGCGATCCGTCGACGCGCTCCGGGCGCCGCTTCGCCAAGCTGAACGAGGGCGACGAGGTGCTCTTCGTCCATGCGGTGGACGGCGCCGACCGGGTGCTCTGCGCGTCGAGCGACGCCTGGGCGCTCAGCGTGGCCGTGGAGGAGCTCGCGCTGCTCTCGGGCCCGGGCAAGGGCTCGGTCGTGATGCGGGTCGCCGAGGGGGAGCGCCTGGTCGGCGCCGCGCTCGCCCTCGGGCCGAACGACGCGATCACGGTCGAGACGGAGAAGGGCAAGACGCTCGAGATCGCCGCGAGCAGAATCGCCGGCCAGCGCGGCACGCAGGGCGAGCCGGTCGCACGACGCGACCGCTTCGTCCGCGTGGTGCCGCCGGCCGTCGTCGTACCGACGCTGGAGGTGAGCTGA